In Scyliorhinus canicula unplaced genomic scaffold, sScyCan1.1, whole genome shotgun sequence, one genomic interval encodes:
- the LOC119960613 gene encoding gastrula zinc finger protein XlCGF71.1-like: protein MEKPWKCEDCGKGFNYPSLLENHRRSHTGERPFICSVCGKGFIQSSHLLTHQQVHIDERLFNPSGCDNNSKSSEDLVKHQVVPTKRQFSCSHCAKQFIRSQTLIEHERTHTGERPFTCSVCGKGFTRSAYLTKHRLVHTDNRPFKCTECEKSYNTTSELLIHQRVHTGERPFTCSKCGKGFSRSSHLAKHQLVHMDKRLFKCSECEKIYKTSTDLLTHQRVHNEERPFRCTVCGNGPLCRPASRNTSEFTLGRGRSPAPRVGRDLFIHPIF from the coding sequence atggagaaaccatggaagtgtgaggactgtgggaagggattcaattatccatccctGCTTGAaaatcatcgacgcagtcacactggggagaggccattcatctgctccgtatgtgggaagggattcattcagtcctcccacctgctgacacaccagcaagttcacattgaCGAGAGGCTCTTTAACCCCTCAGGCTGTGATAACAACTCTAAAAGCTCCGAGGACCTGGTCAAGCACCAGGTTGTTCCCACCAAGAGACAATTCAGTTGCTCTCACTGTGCGAAGCAGTTCATACGATCACAGACACTCATTGAACATGaacgtactcacactggggagagaccattcacctgctctgtgtgtgggaaaggattcacccgATCAGCCTACCTCACTAAACACCGACTGGTTCACACGGATAACAGACCTTTCAAATGTACTGAATGTGAGAAGAGttataataccacaagtgaattgctgatacaccagagagtccacactggggagaggccattcacctgctctaaatgtgggaagggattctcacGATCATCCCACCTTGCTAAACACCAACTGGTTCACATGGATAAAAGACTTTTCAAATGTTCTGAGTGTGAGAAGATTTACAAAACCTCAACTGATCTgctaacacaccagcgagttcacaatgaggagaggccattcaggtgTACTGTGTGTGGGAACGGTCCACTCTGTCGTCCAGCctccagaaacaccagcgagttcacactggggagaggtcgttcacctgctccacgtgtgggaagggatttattcatCCATCcaatcttctga